A window from Salvelinus fontinalis isolate EN_2023a chromosome 8, ASM2944872v1, whole genome shotgun sequence encodes these proteins:
- the LOC129860609 gene encoding SAP domain-containing ribonucleoprotein-like isoform X2 translates to MAEIGALQKLKLAELKHECEARGLDVKGNKVELITRLQVHLEEHEDDMGLNEDDVLGEEPEYLSKDADAVTGDNDEKPVAVSEKAEKKVVKITPPVSVDERLQKRADRFNVPASADSKKAIRAARFGLPAAAPPTSTTGVTVNKSTPVSVEQLKKRAERFGGNVSSVSKKVEEDEKLKKRKERFGILTGAVATDVEAKKQKRSERFGNVTV, encoded by the exons ATGGCTGAAATTGGGGCGCTCCAGAAACTTAAG CTTGCTGAGCTGAAGCATGAGTGTGAAGCCAGGGGTCTGGATGTGAAGGGCAACAAAGTGGAACTGATCACACGACTACAGGTTCATCTAGAGGAGCATG AGGATGACATGGGCCTAAATGAAGATGATGTTCTGGGAGAAGAGCCAGAG TACCTCTCGAAAGATGCGGATGCCGTCACTGGGGATAACGACGAGAAACCAGTAGCGGTGTCTGA GAAGGCTGAAAAGAAAGTGGTAAAAATCACACCTCCAGTGTCTGTGGATGAG AGGTTACAGAAAAGAGCAGACCGCTTCAATGTCCCTGCCTCAGCTGACAGCAAGAAGGCCATACGTGCTGCCCG GTTTGGTTTGCCCGCTGCTGCACCTCCAACTTCCACCACAG GTGTTACTGTGAATAAATCCACT CCAGTCAGCGTTGAACAGCTAAAAAAGCGAGCTGAACGATTTGGCGGGAACGTTTCTTCAGTCTCCAAGAAG GTTGAGGAAGATGAGAAGCTGAAGAAGCGGAAAGAAAGATTTGGGATCCTCACTGGTGCTGTTGCAACTGACGTTGAG GCAAAGAAACAGAAGCGTTCTGAACGATTTGGAAATGTGACAGTGTAA
- the LOC129860605 gene encoding cyclin-T1-like isoform X1, which produces MAASFPSPSAINNNKWYFTREQIENSPSRRAGLDPDKELSYRQQAANLLQDMGQRLNVSQLTINTAIVYMHRFYMVQSFTRFHRNVIAPATLFLAAKVEEQPRKLEHVIKVTHACLNPQDPSPDVRSDAYLQQAQDLVILESIILQTLAFEITIDHPHTHVVKCTQLVRVVPASKDLAQTSYFMATNSLHLTTFCLQHSPPIVACVCIHLACKWSNWEIPVSTDSKHWWEYVDNTVTLELLDELTHEFLQILEKTPSRLKRIRNWKAAGQTVKGGKSKVPEDGDQTDGMMSMVSMSSSETTLGGLMSLSNPLSSSSSSMAPILLELKSTLGSGSDQPSHAELHAPAKVSLSEYRAKHADVLAAQKRKLENMEASVKREYATAAQALIGQQQRKEKHHRDQQQSSSHHSSSASSDLSNPSPIILKIPLEKERGERSSLKMRLPLGSGGGVGHSGGGNRGAGGEKDIKVRIRVPEKVRSGGSGEEGGKTREGKHRERSNHHHHHHHHHHSSSSFSGASVSSSSSHKHSASAAGAVGGSSSKKAPSDSSRMSSSSSVSRKRTHSTESQGSHSSKVSKSSRNSAHQLPALLAASGAHSLGAHPTDILPSLGLPSLHQGNYSHSKGDKPDTNGHNAGVGSQSNEYQDTFEMLNSLLSAQGVQPAQPPMFDCRSQYVEYRYSGGSRGGSRPPPLPAEPPPPLPPLPK; this is translated from the exons ATGGCGGCTTCCTTCCCTTCTCCTTCTGcaataaacaacaacaaatggTACTTCACCCGAGAACAGATCGAGAATAGCCCGTCTCGCCGTGCGGGGCTTGATCCAGACAAAGAATTGTCCTACAGACAACAAGCTGCGAACCTTCTACAGGACATGGGACAACGACTTAATGT GTCCCAGCTAACAATTAATACTGCCATTGTGTATATGCACCGATTCTACATGGTCCAGTCATTCACCAGGTTCCACAGAAAT GTCATAGCTCCAGCAACACTATTCCTGGCTGCAAAGGTTGAGGAGCAGCCCCGCAAGTTGGAGCATGTTATCAAGGTGACCCATGCATGCCTCAACCCTCAGGACCCTTCACCGGATGTCCGCAGTGAT GCTTACCTGCAACAAGCCCAAGACCTGGTCATTCTTGAGAGCATTATACTCCAGACCCTGG CCTTTGAAATCACCATTGACCACCCACATACTCATGTTGTCAAGTGCACCCAGCTAGTCAGAG TTGTTCCAGCGAGTAAGGATTTGGCCCAGACATcatacttcatggctaccaacag TCTACACCTAACCACATTCTGCCTGCAACACAGCCCGCCCATCGTGGCCTGCGTTTGCATCCACCTGGCCTGCAAGTGGTCCAACTGGGAGATCCCAGTCTCCACAGACAGCAAGCACTGGTGGGAGTATGTGGACAATACTGTCACCCTCGAGCTGCTGGATG AGCTCACCCACGAGTTCCTGCAGATCTTGGAGAAGACACCAAGCCGACTAAAACGCATTCGCAACTGGAAA GCGGCAGGTCAGACAGTGAAGGGAGGGAAGTCCAAGGTGCCAGAGGACGGCGATCAGACAGATGGCATGATGAGCATGGTCTCCATGTCGTCGTCTGAGACCACGCTGGGCGGCCTGATGAgcctctccaaccctctctcttcatcttcctcctccatGGCTCCCATACTACTAGAGCTCAAGTCGACCCTTGGCAGTGGTTCCGACCAGCCCAGCCACGCCGAGCTGCACGCCCCGGCCAAGGTGTCACTGAGCGAGTACCGGGCCAAGCACGCTGACGTCCTGGCTGCTCAGAAGAGGAAGCTGGAGAACATGGAGGCCAGCGTGAAGAGGGAGTACGCCACGGCAGCCCAGGCTCTGATAGGCCAGCAGCAGAGGAAGGAGAAGCACCACCGTGACCAGCAGCAATCCAGCTCCCACCATTCCAGCTCGGCCTCCTCTGACCTCAGCAACCCCTCGCCCATCATCCTCAAGATCCCCCTGGAAAAGGAGAGGGGCGAGCGCAGCTCCCTGAAGATGCGCCTCCCTCTGGGGTCTGGGGGAGGTGTGGGGCACAGTGGAGGAGGgaacagaggagcaggaggagaaaAGGACATCAAAGTGAGAATTCGGGTGCCTGAGAAAGTACGCAGTGGAGGCTCGGGAGAGGAGGGGGGCAAGACTAGGGAGGGAAAGCACCGAGAACGTTccaaccaccatcatcaccaccaccaccaccatcattcatCGTCATCTTTTAGCGGTGCTTCTGTCTCTTCGTCCTCGTCTCATAAACACTCAGCCAGTGCTGCTGGAGCTGTAGGAGGAAGCAGCAGCAAAAAAGCCCCCAGTGATTCATCTAGAAtgagctcctcttcctctgtgtcTCGAAAGAGGACACATTCCACGGAGTCCCAGGGCTCCCACTCGTCCAAAGTCTCTAAGTCCTCCAGGAACTCAGCTCACCAGCTGCCTGCTCTTTTAGCTGCCTCTGGAGCACACTCCCTGGGGGCACACCCCACTGACATCCTCCCCTCCCTGGgtctcccctccctccaccaGGGCAACTACTCTCACTCCAAGGGGGACAAGCCGGACACTAACGGACACAATGCAGGTGTTGGCAGCCAGTCGAATGAGTATCAGGACACGTTTGAAATGCTGAACTCTTTACTGAGTGCTCAGGGGGTGCAGCCTGCCCAGCCTCCCATGTTTGATTGCCGGTCTCAGTACGTGGAGTACAGATACAGCGGCGGGTCTAGGGGGGGATCTCGACCACCACCTCTGCCTGCTGAACCTCCACCTCCGCTACCCCCTCTACCCAAATGA
- the LOC129860609 gene encoding SAP domain-containing ribonucleoprotein-like isoform X1, with protein sequence MDHISIGYLHSYIFFGKSVKNKFLFTMTAYTDQTQTTQGQLCVALWDSQSRPVVIQPGFEPAHDLAELKHECEARGLDVKGNKVELITRLQVHLEEHEDDMGLNEDDVLGEEPEYLSKDADAVTGDNDEKPVAVSEKAEKKVVKITPPVSVDERLQKRADRFNVPASADSKKAIRAARFGLPAAAPPTSTTGVTVNKSTPVSVEQLKKRAERFGGNVSSVSKKVEEDEKLKKRKERFGILTGAVATDVEAKKQKRSERFGNVTV encoded by the exons ATGGACCATATTAGCATAGGCTATTTACATTCTTATATAttttttggcaagtcagttaagaacaaattcttatttacaatgacagcctacaccgaccaaacccagacgacacagggccaattgtgcgttgccctatgggactcccaatcacgtccggttgtgatacagcctggattcgaaccagcccACGAT CTTGCTGAGCTGAAGCATGAGTGTGAAGCCAGGGGTCTGGATGTGAAGGGCAACAAAGTGGAACTGATCACACGACTACAGGTTCATCTAGAGGAGCATG AGGATGACATGGGCCTAAATGAAGATGATGTTCTGGGAGAAGAGCCAGAG TACCTCTCGAAAGATGCGGATGCCGTCACTGGGGATAACGACGAGAAACCAGTAGCGGTGTCTGA GAAGGCTGAAAAGAAAGTGGTAAAAATCACACCTCCAGTGTCTGTGGATGAG AGGTTACAGAAAAGAGCAGACCGCTTCAATGTCCCTGCCTCAGCTGACAGCAAGAAGGCCATACGTGCTGCCCG GTTTGGTTTGCCCGCTGCTGCACCTCCAACTTCCACCACAG GTGTTACTGTGAATAAATCCACT CCAGTCAGCGTTGAACAGCTAAAAAAGCGAGCTGAACGATTTGGCGGGAACGTTTCTTCAGTCTCCAAGAAG GTTGAGGAAGATGAGAAGCTGAAGAAGCGGAAAGAAAGATTTGGGATCCTCACTGGTGCTGTTGCAACTGACGTTGAG GCAAAGAAACAGAAGCGTTCTGAACGATTTGGAAATGTGACAGTGTAA
- the LOC129860605 gene encoding cyclin-T1-like isoform X2 → MAASFPSPSAINNNKWYFTREQIENSPSRRAGLDPDKELSYRQQAANLLQDMGQRLNVSQLTINTAIVYMHRFYMVQSFTRFHRNVIAPATLFLAAKVEEQPRKLEHVIKVTHACLNPQDPSPDVRSDAYLQQAQDLVILESIILQTLAFEITIDHPHTHVVKCTQLVRASKDLAQTSYFMATNSLHLTTFCLQHSPPIVACVCIHLACKWSNWEIPVSTDSKHWWEYVDNTVTLELLDELTHEFLQILEKTPSRLKRIRNWKAAGQTVKGGKSKVPEDGDQTDGMMSMVSMSSSETTLGGLMSLSNPLSSSSSSMAPILLELKSTLGSGSDQPSHAELHAPAKVSLSEYRAKHADVLAAQKRKLENMEASVKREYATAAQALIGQQQRKEKHHRDQQQSSSHHSSSASSDLSNPSPIILKIPLEKERGERSSLKMRLPLGSGGGVGHSGGGNRGAGGEKDIKVRIRVPEKVRSGGSGEEGGKTREGKHRERSNHHHHHHHHHHSSSSFSGASVSSSSSHKHSASAAGAVGGSSSKKAPSDSSRMSSSSSVSRKRTHSTESQGSHSSKVSKSSRNSAHQLPALLAASGAHSLGAHPTDILPSLGLPSLHQGNYSHSKGDKPDTNGHNAGVGSQSNEYQDTFEMLNSLLSAQGVQPAQPPMFDCRSQYVEYRYSGGSRGGSRPPPLPAEPPPPLPPLPK, encoded by the exons ATGGCGGCTTCCTTCCCTTCTCCTTCTGcaataaacaacaacaaatggTACTTCACCCGAGAACAGATCGAGAATAGCCCGTCTCGCCGTGCGGGGCTTGATCCAGACAAAGAATTGTCCTACAGACAACAAGCTGCGAACCTTCTACAGGACATGGGACAACGACTTAATGT GTCCCAGCTAACAATTAATACTGCCATTGTGTATATGCACCGATTCTACATGGTCCAGTCATTCACCAGGTTCCACAGAAAT GTCATAGCTCCAGCAACACTATTCCTGGCTGCAAAGGTTGAGGAGCAGCCCCGCAAGTTGGAGCATGTTATCAAGGTGACCCATGCATGCCTCAACCCTCAGGACCCTTCACCGGATGTCCGCAGTGAT GCTTACCTGCAACAAGCCCAAGACCTGGTCATTCTTGAGAGCATTATACTCCAGACCCTGG CCTTTGAAATCACCATTGACCACCCACATACTCATGTTGTCAAGTGCACCCAGCTAGTCAGAG CGAGTAAGGATTTGGCCCAGACATcatacttcatggctaccaacag TCTACACCTAACCACATTCTGCCTGCAACACAGCCCGCCCATCGTGGCCTGCGTTTGCATCCACCTGGCCTGCAAGTGGTCCAACTGGGAGATCCCAGTCTCCACAGACAGCAAGCACTGGTGGGAGTATGTGGACAATACTGTCACCCTCGAGCTGCTGGATG AGCTCACCCACGAGTTCCTGCAGATCTTGGAGAAGACACCAAGCCGACTAAAACGCATTCGCAACTGGAAA GCGGCAGGTCAGACAGTGAAGGGAGGGAAGTCCAAGGTGCCAGAGGACGGCGATCAGACAGATGGCATGATGAGCATGGTCTCCATGTCGTCGTCTGAGACCACGCTGGGCGGCCTGATGAgcctctccaaccctctctcttcatcttcctcctccatGGCTCCCATACTACTAGAGCTCAAGTCGACCCTTGGCAGTGGTTCCGACCAGCCCAGCCACGCCGAGCTGCACGCCCCGGCCAAGGTGTCACTGAGCGAGTACCGGGCCAAGCACGCTGACGTCCTGGCTGCTCAGAAGAGGAAGCTGGAGAACATGGAGGCCAGCGTGAAGAGGGAGTACGCCACGGCAGCCCAGGCTCTGATAGGCCAGCAGCAGAGGAAGGAGAAGCACCACCGTGACCAGCAGCAATCCAGCTCCCACCATTCCAGCTCGGCCTCCTCTGACCTCAGCAACCCCTCGCCCATCATCCTCAAGATCCCCCTGGAAAAGGAGAGGGGCGAGCGCAGCTCCCTGAAGATGCGCCTCCCTCTGGGGTCTGGGGGAGGTGTGGGGCACAGTGGAGGAGGgaacagaggagcaggaggagaaaAGGACATCAAAGTGAGAATTCGGGTGCCTGAGAAAGTACGCAGTGGAGGCTCGGGAGAGGAGGGGGGCAAGACTAGGGAGGGAAAGCACCGAGAACGTTccaaccaccatcatcaccaccaccaccaccatcattcatCGTCATCTTTTAGCGGTGCTTCTGTCTCTTCGTCCTCGTCTCATAAACACTCAGCCAGTGCTGCTGGAGCTGTAGGAGGAAGCAGCAGCAAAAAAGCCCCCAGTGATTCATCTAGAAtgagctcctcttcctctgtgtcTCGAAAGAGGACACATTCCACGGAGTCCCAGGGCTCCCACTCGTCCAAAGTCTCTAAGTCCTCCAGGAACTCAGCTCACCAGCTGCCTGCTCTTTTAGCTGCCTCTGGAGCACACTCCCTGGGGGCACACCCCACTGACATCCTCCCCTCCCTGGgtctcccctccctccaccaGGGCAACTACTCTCACTCCAAGGGGGACAAGCCGGACACTAACGGACACAATGCAGGTGTTGGCAGCCAGTCGAATGAGTATCAGGACACGTTTGAAATGCTGAACTCTTTACTGAGTGCTCAGGGGGTGCAGCCTGCCCAGCCTCCCATGTTTGATTGCCGGTCTCAGTACGTGGAGTACAGATACAGCGGCGGGTCTAGGGGGGGATCTCGACCACCACCTCTGCCTGCTGAACCTCCACCTCCGCTACCCCCTCTACCCAAATGA
- the LOC129860609 gene encoding SAP domain-containing ribonucleoprotein-like isoform X3, with protein sequence MIAKKNGAQLAELKHECEARGLDVKGNKVELITRLQVHLEEHEDDMGLNEDDVLGEEPEYLSKDADAVTGDNDEKPVAVSEKAEKKVVKITPPVSVDERLQKRADRFNVPASADSKKAIRAARFGLPAAAPPTSTTGVTVNKSTPVSVEQLKKRAERFGGNVSSVSKKVEEDEKLKKRKERFGILTGAVATDVEAKKQKRSERFGNVTV encoded by the exons ATGATAGCTAAAAAGAATGGTGCCCAG CTTGCTGAGCTGAAGCATGAGTGTGAAGCCAGGGGTCTGGATGTGAAGGGCAACAAAGTGGAACTGATCACACGACTACAGGTTCATCTAGAGGAGCATG AGGATGACATGGGCCTAAATGAAGATGATGTTCTGGGAGAAGAGCCAGAG TACCTCTCGAAAGATGCGGATGCCGTCACTGGGGATAACGACGAGAAACCAGTAGCGGTGTCTGA GAAGGCTGAAAAGAAAGTGGTAAAAATCACACCTCCAGTGTCTGTGGATGAG AGGTTACAGAAAAGAGCAGACCGCTTCAATGTCCCTGCCTCAGCTGACAGCAAGAAGGCCATACGTGCTGCCCG GTTTGGTTTGCCCGCTGCTGCACCTCCAACTTCCACCACAG GTGTTACTGTGAATAAATCCACT CCAGTCAGCGTTGAACAGCTAAAAAAGCGAGCTGAACGATTTGGCGGGAACGTTTCTTCAGTCTCCAAGAAG GTTGAGGAAGATGAGAAGCTGAAGAAGCGGAAAGAAAGATTTGGGATCCTCACTGGTGCTGTTGCAACTGACGTTGAG GCAAAGAAACAGAAGCGTTCTGAACGATTTGGAAATGTGACAGTGTAA